ACGCACGGCACGGACACGATGGCCAAGACCGCCGCCGCGATCGACAACACCGCGCGCGACGCGGGCAAGACCGTCGTCCTCACGGGCGCGATGCAGCCCGCGCGGATGGCGCAGACGGATGCGGTCTTCAACCTCGGCTTCGCGTGGGGCGTGATGCAGACGCTCGACCCCGGCGTGTACATCGCGATGAACGGCAAGGTCTTCGAGGCCGGCCACGTCCGCAAAAACCGCGACGCCGGGCGGTTCGAGCCGGCGTGAGATCGGGTGCCGGGTCTGGGGTGCCGGGTTTCGGGTGCCTGGCTTGGGTGCCCAACCGGGTGCCACACAACTGGCCTGCTCTGAGGCCTGCTGTGTGCCGAGCCGCGCGATGGCACATTTCAATACACACACAGCAGCCCTGCGCGCAGTTGTGTGGCACCCATCGCCGATTCCGACTTCCCCGCATGTGCGACATGAGCGTTGTGAGTTCTCACGGCCGGGCTTTCGGGGGACGCTATGATTGGCACCCCCATGAG
The sequence above is a segment of the Phycisphaeraceae bacterium D3-23 genome. Coding sequences within it:
- a CDS encoding asparaginase domain-containing protein, with product MIEILTTGGTIDKVYFDALSEFQIGDPAVEFVLGQAGVETEHTLRRLMSKDSLELTDDDRATIRDAVAQSDAKRILITHGTDTMAKTAAAIDNTARDAGKTVVLTGAMQPARMAQTDAVFNLGFAWGVMQTLDPGVYIAMNGKVFEAGHVRKNRDAGRFEPA